In Xylanibacter ruminicola 23, a single genomic region encodes these proteins:
- a CDS encoding M16 family metallopeptidase, translated as MKRTALSIFACVVALTATAQLDVKEFKLSNGMTVWVNEDHSQPKVFGAVVVRAGAKDCPNTGIAHYFEHIMFKGTDRLGTIDYTAEKPLLDSISAQYDLLSQTKDEDVRKQIQQHINQLSLKAADYVIPNEFNRLISKYGGSSLNAGTGYDMTFYHNEFLPHFIEQWCWLNSERLITPVYRGFQGELENVYEEKNRSADGMGDAMDKVMGAVFKTQPYGYPIIGSTENLKNPRLSDMAEFYKKYYVASNMGLILCGDITPSDDLTALLEKTFGRVQTGPVPQRGYSPMPEIQAGERQEVTLPIPLIGAEALVFKGATDYEPDANALELANGLLSNGKAGLLDSLMNEHKVMASFALNVGFDDAAGTAVLIIPKLFGKMKTAEGRVMEQIQQVINGNFSDSQLEALKQEEVMSAEKSLETISSRSELLVDLFSKGKTWQDALDKIERIKRLTKADVVAAAKKYYGTNYITLVKKYGTPKKETLKQPGYKPIQPKNTDAKSDFARQLEQIPVIQTEIRTVDLQTAVDTKQLSDHATLYYKQNPINDIFTFNLRFKDGKLHTPALSVLGSYLSSLGTDSLKKQQLELAWQKINTTMEINAGSHTFVFSLTGPDKQFEPALRLLAHFLQSAKGDDEALSDAKDEDKVDRKSFGKQKDDVLTPMREYVMYGSKSTYLNQLSKSEIKALKNEDLLSLFREVQQYDCELLYCGTKTISEVAAAAQQALPLSNCTRKEADTFRPLQQYTEPMVYFYNVPKSRQNYVISFDAISPLSTADDRAKLSLFGEYFGGSMSSVLFQNVREFRSLAYSTGGRAYTTSLAQHPDAVLGYITATGTQADKTMEALATVDSLLRQMPMKENNLDAARQSVLNDIQNSYPTFRNMPAFVANQHMLGNTVDPNAAKARLLPGITAQDIIQFHQQHIAGNNNRVWMIIGDKKLTDMKALERYGKVVELKKEDVYR; from the coding sequence ATGAAAAGAACTGCATTATCCATTTTCGCTTGCGTGGTTGCACTTACAGCAACGGCACAACTCGATGTAAAGGAGTTTAAACTTAGTAATGGCATGACCGTTTGGGTTAACGAAGACCACTCGCAGCCCAAGGTGTTTGGTGCCGTTGTGGTTAGGGCTGGCGCCAAGGATTGTCCTAATACCGGTATTGCCCACTACTTTGAGCACATTATGTTTAAGGGTACCGACCGCTTGGGTACCATCGATTACACAGCCGAAAAACCTCTGCTGGATAGCATTTCTGCCCAGTACGACCTGTTATCGCAGACCAAGGATGAGGACGTGCGAAAGCAGATTCAGCAGCACATTAACCAGCTGAGCCTGAAAGCTGCCGATTATGTGATTCCTAACGAGTTCAACCGTCTGATATCAAAGTATGGCGGTAGCAGTCTGAATGCGGGCACTGGCTACGATATGACTTTCTATCACAACGAGTTTCTGCCCCATTTCATCGAGCAGTGGTGCTGGTTAAACTCTGAGCGACTGATTACCCCTGTATATCGCGGATTCCAGGGCGAATTGGAGAATGTGTACGAAGAAAAGAACCGTTCGGCCGATGGAATGGGCGATGCAATGGATAAAGTGATGGGTGCTGTGTTCAAGACTCAGCCTTATGGCTATCCCATCATTGGTTCTACTGAGAATCTGAAAAACCCACGCCTGTCGGATATGGCCGAATTCTACAAGAAATACTATGTGGCCTCGAATATGGGTCTGATTCTCTGTGGCGACATTACGCCCAGCGACGACTTGACCGCTCTGCTTGAAAAGACGTTTGGTCGTGTGCAGACGGGCCCTGTGCCACAGCGCGGTTATAGTCCGATGCCAGAGATTCAGGCTGGCGAACGACAGGAGGTTACACTCCCCATACCGCTTATTGGTGCTGAGGCATTGGTATTCAAAGGCGCTACCGATTACGAGCCCGATGCTAATGCTCTGGAACTGGCCAACGGACTGCTTTCTAATGGCAAAGCTGGTTTGCTCGACTCGCTGATGAACGAGCATAAGGTGATGGCATCATTCGCCCTGAATGTGGGGTTCGACGATGCCGCAGGTACAGCCGTGCTCATCATCCCCAAGTTGTTTGGAAAGATGAAAACTGCCGAAGGACGCGTGATGGAGCAGATTCAGCAGGTGATTAATGGCAACTTTAGCGACAGTCAGCTTGAGGCCCTGAAACAAGAGGAGGTGATGAGTGCTGAGAAGAGTCTGGAAACCATCAGCAGCCGTTCTGAGTTGCTGGTCGATCTGTTCTCGAAAGGCAAGACCTGGCAGGATGCGCTCGATAAAATCGAAAGAATTAAGCGCCTTACCAAGGCCGATGTGGTAGCCGCCGCCAAGAAGTACTACGGCACCAACTACATAACGCTGGTAAAGAAGTATGGTACACCTAAGAAGGAAACGCTAAAACAGCCTGGCTATAAGCCCATTCAGCCAAAGAATACTGATGCCAAGTCGGACTTTGCCCGCCAGCTGGAACAGATACCTGTAATACAGACCGAAATACGTACCGTTGACTTGCAGACGGCTGTAGATACCAAACAGCTAAGCGATCACGCCACCTTATATTATAAGCAGAATCCTATCAACGACATCTTTACGTTTAACCTGCGTTTCAAGGATGGTAAGCTGCACACACCAGCACTCAGCGTACTCGGCTCTTATCTCTCGTCGCTAGGCACCGATTCGCTCAAGAAACAACAGTTGGAGCTGGCTTGGCAGAAGATAAACACCACGATGGAAATAAATGCTGGTAGCCATACATTTGTGTTCAGCCTTACAGGTCCAGATAAGCAGTTCGAACCAGCACTCCGCTTGCTGGCCCACTTCCTGCAATCGGCCAAGGGCGACGACGAGGCGCTGAGCGACGCTAAGGACGAAGATAAGGTAGACCGCAAGAGCTTTGGTAAACAGAAGGACGATGTGCTCACCCCTATGCGCGAATATGTGATGTATGGCAGCAAGTCAACTTATCTTAACCAGCTGAGTAAGAGTGAGATAAAGGCACTTAAGAACGAAGACCTGCTCAGTTTGTTCCGCGAGGTGCAGCAGTATGATTGCGAACTGTTGTATTGCGGCACCAAGACTATCTCCGAGGTGGCTGCAGCAGCGCAGCAGGCGTTGCCATTGAGCAACTGTACACGCAAGGAGGCCGATACCTTCCGCCCATTGCAGCAGTACACCGAGCCAATGGTTTACTTCTACAACGTACCCAAGTCGCGCCAGAACTATGTGATAAGTTTCGATGCCATCAGTCCGCTATCAACAGCCGACGATCGTGCTAAACTATCGCTCTTTGGCGAGTATTTCGGTGGCAGCATGTCGTCGGTTCTCTTCCAGAATGTACGCGAGTTCCGTTCGCTGGCCTACAGCACTGGTGGCCGTGCCTATACCACCAGTCTTGCTCAGCATCCTGATGCCGTTCTGGGCTATATCACAGCCACTGGAACCCAGGCCGACAAGACGATGGAAGCCCTTGCTACCGTGGATTCGCTGCTGCGCCAGATGCCGATGAAGGAGAATAATCTGGATGCCGCCCGCCAAAGTGTGCTCAACGACATACAGAATAGCTATCCCACCTTCCGCAACATGCCTGCTTTCGTGGCCAATCAGCACATGCTGGGCAATACTGTCGACCCCAATGCCGCCAAAGCCCGACTGCTGCCTGGTATCACAGCTCAGGACATCATCCAGTTCCACCAGCAGCACATTGCAGGCAACAACAACCGCGTGTGGATGATTATCGGCGACAAGAAACTTACCGATATGAAAGCCCTTGAGCGCTACGGCAAGGTGGTTGAGCTTAAGAAAGAAGATGTATATAGATAA
- a CDS encoding outer membrane protein assembly factor BamE, giving the protein MMKRIRKMAMVGVLGIVMSSCASMFLTVTDKAARIQQGMTKDEVTEIMGRTPDYRRFANGHDEWEYRTLLNNDDYDVVVLDFRNGRVAQMDSFREVRHYHPDGEKK; this is encoded by the coding sequence ATGATGAAAAGGATTAGAAAAATGGCCATGGTGGGCGTGTTGGGAATTGTGATGAGTTCGTGTGCATCGATGTTTTTAACGGTTACCGATAAGGCGGCACGCATACAGCAGGGTATGACCAAAGATGAGGTAACAGAGATTATGGGCCGGACACCCGACTACCGACGATTTGCCAACGGGCACGATGAATGGGAGTATCGTACGCTGCTTAACAACGACGATTACGATGTGGTGGTGCTCGATTTCCGCAACGGTCGTGTGGCACAGATGGACTCGTTCCGCGAGGTTCGCCACTATCACCCCGATGGCGAGAAGAAGTAG
- a CDS encoding BlaI/MecI/CopY family transcriptional regulator: MKEKKQLTKAETQVMNILWSLPESKGYSAEIMEKFPEPKPALTTLLTFLKILKEKGFVSSEKIGKAQLFSTTISKEDYTRAYMKEVKNTFFGGSFASLVSFFAKDEQLSDDEVSEIMEIIKNRK, encoded by the coding sequence ATGAAAGAAAAGAAACAATTGACTAAGGCTGAAACGCAAGTAATGAACATACTCTGGTCGTTGCCAGAGAGTAAGGGTTATTCGGCTGAGATTATGGAGAAATTCCCTGAGCCCAAGCCTGCTCTTACCACGCTGCTCACATTCTTGAAGATACTCAAGGAGAAAGGCTTTGTGAGCTCGGAAAAGATAGGAAAAGCACAGCTTTTCAGCACCACCATCAGCAAAGAGGATTACACACGCGCCTATATGAAAGAGGTGAAGAATACATTCTTTGGTGGCTCGTTCGCCTCACTCGTTTCGTTCTTTGCCAAGGATGAGCAGCTGAGCGACGATGAGGTTAGTGAGATTATGGAAATCATAAAGAATCGCAAGTAA
- a CDS encoding CatA-like O-acetyltransferase, family 2, which translates to MKQEVNPQDTSRAKAFGLWMKSPVPMVTFTKTFDVTRLYKVCKRRGVKFNTLLCWCMGRAAADRPEFYLLPENGKLYKYDRLAINVIVNHKKGDICSCDVPYSDDFNQFAADYDRMTQTAIDTCESTFDEEAMVIGTSAMTATQLDSIVNQYSGVFNNPFLAWGRYRKSWFKVWLPISMQFHHAQMDGGHAAQYLEDLQQIINHL; encoded by the coding sequence ATGAAACAAGAAGTTAATCCGCAGGATACCAGTAGGGCTAAGGCTTTTGGGCTTTGGATGAAATCGCCCGTGCCCATGGTTACGTTTACCAAAACGTTTGATGTAACGCGTTTGTATAAGGTGTGCAAGCGTAGGGGCGTAAAGTTTAACACGCTGCTGTGCTGGTGCATGGGCCGTGCTGCCGCAGATAGACCAGAGTTCTACCTGTTGCCCGAGAATGGCAAGCTGTACAAGTACGACCGCCTGGCCATCAACGTGATTGTGAACCACAAAAAGGGTGATATCTGTTCGTGCGATGTGCCCTACAGCGATGATTTTAATCAGTTTGCAGCCGATTACGATCGGATGACGCAGACGGCCATCGACACCTGCGAGAGCACCTTTGATGAGGAGGCGATGGTTATCGGCACCTCGGCTATGACGGCCACCCAGCTCGACAGCATCGTCAACCAGTACTCGGGTGTTTTCAATAACCCCTTCCTGGCTTGGGGTCGCTATCGCAAAAGTTGGTTCAAGGTGTGGCTTCCCATCTCCATGCAGTTCCATCATGCCCAGATGGATGGGGGCCATGCCGCCCAATATCTCGAGGATCTGCAGCAAATCATCAACCATCTGTAA
- a CDS encoding type III pantothenate kinase yields MHILIDIGNSTVVVALADDQGNIADTWRFKTKKEETASFYRYELRQGLRKYGVEAADIQKITISSVVPEVNDDMAQAITDLTGLQPHFFSIADAQGIISIDVESPTQLGKDRLADAIGAACCYGVPAIVIDFGTATTIGVIDENRVFRGGIIIPGVKTSMNALSARASQLPAITIEKPQHLIGRNTLECMQSGIVNGTAAMIDGLIHQLLPTLNGEPHIIATGGMSRTIAQHCHHQITIDPYLLFKGLFQAK; encoded by the coding sequence ATGCATATACTCATAGATATCGGCAATTCTACCGTGGTAGTTGCTTTGGCTGATGACCAAGGTAACATCGCCGACACATGGCGTTTCAAGACCAAGAAGGAAGAAACAGCCAGTTTTTATCGCTACGAACTGCGCCAAGGTCTGCGCAAATATGGTGTTGAGGCGGCTGATATCCAAAAAATCACCATCTCGTCGGTAGTTCCCGAGGTGAACGATGATATGGCCCAGGCCATTACCGACCTGACGGGCTTGCAGCCCCATTTCTTCTCGATTGCCGATGCACAGGGCATTATCTCGATAGATGTAGAATCGCCCACCCAGTTGGGTAAGGATCGTCTGGCCGACGCCATCGGTGCTGCCTGCTGCTATGGTGTGCCCGCCATCGTCATCGACTTTGGCACAGCTACCACCATCGGCGTTATCGACGAAAACCGAGTGTTCCGCGGCGGCATCATCATCCCCGGCGTTAAAACCTCGATGAACGCTCTGAGCGCCCGTGCCTCGCAGCTGCCCGCCATCACCATCGAGAAGCCTCAGCATCTGATTGGTCGCAACACCCTTGAGTGCATGCAGAGCGGCATTGTTAACGGCACTGCTGCCATGATTGACGGACTTATCCATCAACTGCTGCCCACCCTAAACGGCGAGCCCCACATCATTGCCACTGGCGGCATGTCGCGCACCATCGCTCAGCATTGCCACCACCAAATCACCATCGACCCCTACCTCCTCTTCAAAGGCCTGTTCCAGGCCAAATAA
- a CDS encoding M56 family metallopeptidase — protein sequence MTEFLTYDLKVAVLIAVFYFCYRLLMERETFHRLNRIVLLSSIALSLVLPLCVITFHETVEVEQTTATANPNPQSPITDMSAVTAADSVQMAPVDQSAVIFAIFIIGVLCRLFFIANSYRLLRRIISDSEQHTLEDDVTLAVVDLPVAPFSWMRTIVLSRIDYDERNPSILAHERGHIRLHHSWDIVFVEMLTALQWFNPVVWLLRRDLRTVHEYEADASVLSSDSDVSQYIQLLMRKAMGTKASILANGINNSTIKKRIFMMLKHKSNRRAWLKALYIAPIVAVSLVATAKTVTEFKPKPANPVTPTAVSNDTINKSNTLVWVLTDEEKKQAKTITPGAPGSINISAAIHDNGVKQNFDGSCYIVRVPKGCWIEDDEDSWIEVSWDRFLFAGKTTKIQLDGVPFDENSAPKLHYSVLKKIENHRKGNVNVVNLITKPVSIPSGIKNNASKK from the coding sequence ATGACTGAATTTCTGACCTACGACCTGAAGGTAGCCGTGCTGATAGCGGTATTCTATTTCTGCTATCGTCTGCTGATGGAACGCGAAACGTTTCACAGGCTTAATCGTATAGTGCTGTTATCGTCCATCGCACTCTCGCTCGTTCTGCCCCTTTGTGTTATCACTTTCCATGAAACGGTAGAGGTAGAACAAACGACAGCAACGGCTAATCCTAACCCACAATCGCCCATTACGGATATGTCAGCCGTAACAGCCGCAGATAGCGTGCAGATGGCTCCTGTTGATCAGTCAGCCGTTATCTTTGCCATCTTTATAATTGGTGTACTTTGTAGATTGTTCTTTATAGCCAACAGTTATCGGCTTTTGCGCCGAATTATTAGTGATAGTGAGCAACATACGTTGGAGGATGATGTAACGCTGGCAGTTGTCGACCTGCCTGTTGCACCGTTCTCGTGGATGCGTACCATCGTGTTAAGCCGGATTGACTACGATGAGCGCAACCCTTCGATACTTGCCCACGAGCGTGGACATATCCGCCTGCATCACAGCTGGGATATCGTCTTCGTCGAAATGCTTACGGCCCTGCAATGGTTCAATCCTGTGGTATGGCTCCTGCGTCGCGACCTGCGAACCGTCCATGAGTACGAAGCCGATGCATCCGTCCTCTCGTCAGACTCAGACGTGAGTCAATACATTCAACTACTGATGCGGAAGGCGATGGGTACAAAGGCCAGTATCCTAGCCAATGGCATCAACAACAGCACCATTAAAAAACGAATTTTCATGATGTTAAAACATAAGTCAAACAGGCGAGCATGGCTCAAAGCCCTTTATATCGCCCCCATAGTAGCAGTATCGTTGGTAGCAACGGCAAAGACGGTGACTGAGTTTAAGCCCAAACCAGCCAATCCTGTTACGCCCACCGCTGTCTCGAACGACACTATAAACAAAAGTAACACACTCGTATGGGTGTTAACCGATGAGGAGAAAAAGCAAGCCAAGACAATAACTCCTGGAGCACCTGGCTCTATCAATATCAGCGCGGCTATACACGACAATGGTGTCAAGCAGAATTTCGATGGTTCCTGCTATATAGTCCGTGTACCAAAGGGTTGCTGGATAGAAGACGACGAAGATTCCTGGATAGAAGTAAGCTGGGACAGATTCTTATTCGCTGGCAAGACCACCAAGATACAGCTCGATGGTGTACCTTTCGATGAGAATAGCGCACCCAAATTGCATTATTCTGTCCTCAAGAAAATCGAAAACCACCGCAAAGGCAATGTCAACGTGGTAAATCTGATTACCAAGCCCGTATCCATTCCATCGGGTATAAAGAATAACGCGTCAAAAAAATAA
- a CDS encoding TonB-dependent receptor, protein MSKTTIINLLSTAILLCGTMSVQAETLRGTVKDAVTGEALIGATVKIAELENAAAVADMDGNFTIKISKGGRYTIETNYIGYEPSVMKEILISGPKEVVLEIALRENSTELKEVVVKPRVNKEATVNPSVLTGGVMLSMEEASRFAGGYNDPARLVMSFAGVSGDAGGSGLSIHGNAPERMQYRIEGVEVFTPNHFNDMWNAGYGLVSGMNSNVIANSDFFTSTFNANYNNALSGVFDVKMRSGNNSKHENILQIGTVSEELTLEGPISRKNNSSYIINYRYGFTSLVDKLGLVDTEGSHLGFQDFSVKLNFPTKRAGTFSIFGLGLFDTNHDDPLKIEDAHSVYDASNNDSKLTQILAGASHKIHFNNKWTWRTTVAYNMQHLKSNMHYYGFARTENGTIKQPLAYEDPNNPNSKMYPYSQQQMNEDRLVFNTELSKQVTSKWLTQFGGEYSHRFFNLYYRSHDKLYDTVNPMTEYTKMKDNTGLANLFWHNIFNLSDKFSLSAGISGNYFLLSKDLSIEPRVSFKWEPNEKNSFSMGYGLHSMIEKLDAYFYRDGNDRLVNKDLGLTKAHHLHATYMHKFNSNLTLRVNAFYEYGFDTPVGINGSTYCVTNRYYNYTDEPLVNKGNTRNYGGDITLEHYMSHGFFGQTNFSLYKAEYRGQDKVWRNQLYDRGFMFKILAGKEWMIGKNVLNVSAKYSIQGGLRYTPVDVDQMRARVNMGIIDDDPIYKEGEEFTKRFDPTGVVDLTISYKINKRKVSHTIAFEGLNVLGAKVPQYQRFDLGTRDVRIDDGGIAFPNIFYRLDF, encoded by the coding sequence ATGAGCAAAACAACGATTATTAACCTCTTGTCGACCGCTATTTTACTTTGCGGAACTATGAGCGTGCAGGCCGAAACCCTGCGTGGAACTGTAAAAGATGCCGTTACAGGCGAAGCGCTGATTGGTGCTACGGTAAAAATTGCAGAATTAGAGAATGCGGCTGCTGTTGCCGACATGGATGGTAACTTTACCATCAAGATAAGCAAGGGCGGACGTTACACCATCGAGACCAACTATATTGGTTATGAGCCCAGTGTGATGAAGGAAATCCTGATTTCGGGACCCAAGGAGGTAGTGCTGGAGATTGCTCTGCGCGAGAACAGCACCGAGCTGAAGGAGGTGGTGGTTAAGCCCCGTGTAAACAAGGAGGCCACCGTTAACCCGTCGGTACTCACCGGTGGTGTGATGCTCTCGATGGAAGAGGCCAGCCGATTTGCAGGCGGTTATAACGACCCCGCCCGACTGGTGATGTCGTTTGCCGGCGTATCGGGCGATGCTGGCGGTAGCGGACTCTCGATTCATGGTAATGCACCCGAGCGCATGCAGTACCGCATTGAGGGCGTTGAGGTGTTTACACCCAACCACTTTAACGATATGTGGAATGCCGGTTACGGACTGGTGAGCGGTATGAACTCGAACGTGATTGCCAACAGCGACTTCTTTACTTCGACCTTCAACGCCAACTACAACAACGCCCTGAGTGGTGTGTTCGACGTGAAGATGCGCTCGGGAAACAACTCCAAGCACGAGAACATCCTGCAGATTGGTACCGTATCAGAGGAGTTGACACTCGAGGGTCCTATCTCTCGCAAGAACAACAGTAGTTATATCATCAACTACCGATATGGTTTCACATCACTGGTAGATAAACTGGGACTGGTTGACACTGAGGGTTCGCACTTGGGCTTCCAAGATTTCTCAGTCAAGCTGAACTTCCCCACCAAGCGTGCTGGTACCTTCTCTATTTTCGGTTTAGGTCTGTTTGATACTAACCACGACGACCCATTGAAGATTGAAGATGCGCATTCGGTTTACGACGCTTCGAATAATGACAGCAAACTGACGCAGATTCTGGCAGGTGCATCTCACAAAATCCACTTCAACAACAAGTGGACCTGGCGCACCACTGTGGCCTACAATATGCAGCACCTGAAGAGCAACATGCATTACTATGGATTTGCACGCACTGAAAATGGTACCATCAAGCAGCCATTGGCATACGAGGATCCCAACAACCCAAATAGTAAGATGTACCCCTACAGCCAGCAGCAGATGAACGAAGACCGACTGGTATTCAACACAGAGCTCTCGAAGCAGGTCACCAGCAAGTGGCTCACACAGTTCGGTGGTGAATACTCGCATCGTTTCTTCAACCTCTACTACCGCTCGCACGACAAGCTCTACGACACGGTGAACCCCATGACTGAATATACCAAGATGAAGGACAACACCGGACTGGCCAACCTGTTCTGGCATAACATCTTTAACCTGAGCGACAAGTTCAGTCTGTCAGCAGGTATCTCTGGCAACTATTTCCTGCTGTCGAAGGACCTCTCGATTGAGCCACGCGTGAGCTTCAAGTGGGAACCAAACGAGAAGAACAGTTTCTCGATGGGTTACGGTCTGCACTCAATGATTGAGAAGCTCGACGCTTACTTCTATCGCGACGGCAACGACCGTCTGGTCAACAAGGACCTGGGACTGACCAAGGCACACCACCTGCATGCCACCTACATGCATAAGTTCAACAGCAACCTGACACTGCGCGTGAATGCCTTCTACGAGTATGGATTCGACACGCCAGTGGGCATCAACGGCAGCACCTATTGTGTGACAAACCGCTACTACAACTATACCGACGAGCCACTGGTGAACAAGGGCAATACCCGCAACTATGGCGGTGACATCACCTTGGAGCACTACATGTCGCATGGATTCTTCGGACAGACCAACTTCTCGCTCTATAAGGCAGAGTATCGCGGACAGGATAAGGTATGGCGCAACCAGCTGTACGACCGTGGTTTCATGTTCAAGATCCTGGCCGGTAAGGAGTGGATGATTGGTAAGAACGTGTTAAACGTCAGTGCCAAGTACAGCATCCAGGGCGGTCTGCGCTATACACCGGTTGACGTAGATCAGATGCGTGCCCGTGTGAACATGGGTATCATTGATGATGATCCTATCTACAAGGAAGGCGAGGAATTCACCAAGCGCTTCGATCCAACAGGCGTAGTGGATCTCACCATCAGCTATAAGATCAACAAGCGTAAGGTGAGCCACACCATCGCTTTCGAGGGTCTGAACGTTCTGGGCGCCAAGGTGCCACAGTACCAGCGCTTCGACCTGGGGACTCGCGATGTCCGCATAGACGATGGCGGTATCGCATTCCCAAACATCTTCTACCGACTTGATTTCTGA
- a CDS encoding Rossmann-like and DUF2520 domain-containing protein, whose product MKIVFIGSGNLATQLGLALNEAGQQIVQVYSKTEEHAGELAAKLGCAYTTNIDEITENADIYIISVKDDAIATLAEKVGRKAQQAIIVHTAGSIAMEVLQPYAQHYGVLYPMQTFSKNKPVDFKPIPCFIEASDDATLSAIRTLAESVSQNVVPATSAQRKKLHLAAVLACNFTNHCYRLAEKVLEEEQMDFKLFLPLIDETARKVAQLSPKQAQTGPMMRWDTGVMQMQMDLLSDERTRQIYKLMAESIHEDATK is encoded by the coding sequence ATGAAGATAGTTTTTATAGGATCGGGAAATTTGGCCACGCAGCTGGGACTGGCCTTGAACGAGGCTGGGCAGCAGATAGTACAGGTGTATAGCAAGACAGAAGAGCATGCCGGCGAGCTGGCAGCTAAGCTGGGATGTGCCTACACCACCAACATCGACGAAATAACCGAAAATGCCGATATCTACATCATCTCGGTAAAGGACGATGCCATCGCCACACTGGCCGAAAAGGTGGGCCGCAAGGCGCAGCAGGCCATCATCGTTCACACAGCGGGCAGCATTGCGATGGAGGTGCTGCAGCCATACGCACAGCACTACGGGGTGCTGTACCCGATGCAGACATTCTCGAAGAACAAACCCGTGGATTTTAAGCCGATACCTTGTTTTATCGAGGCTTCGGACGATGCCACGCTATCCGCTATCCGCACACTGGCCGAGAGCGTATCGCAGAATGTGGTGCCTGCCACATCGGCACAGCGCAAAAAACTGCACCTGGCAGCCGTGCTGGCCTGCAACTTTACCAACCATTGTTACCGACTGGCCGAAAAGGTGCTTGAAGAGGAGCAGATGGATTTTAAGCTATTCCTGCCGCTTATCGATGAAACGGCACGAAAAGTAGCCCAGCTGAGCCCGAAACAGGCACAGACGGGACCGATGATGCGTTGGGATACGGGCGTGATGCAGATGCAGATGGACCTGCTGAGCGACGAACGCACCCGACAGATTTACAAGCTGATGGCCGAGAGCATTCACGAGGATGCTACAAAATAA
- a CDS encoding Abi family protein, producing MKYTDFENIISADRMRKYLVACNNDTRRAMTLYRHNLKLSQEMFTMISCFEVALRNRIDMEMKQHWGNDWLRDFIMPGGPFATDGRADGTRKIIKKAYDDLMRTNTYSHSKLLSKMEFGIWKYMFNNVQYRLGGRYLLKIFPNKPRTTKNNKFDNSTIFLELDYINNVRNRIAHHEPICFGCPICIDTTYVLRNYARIFTLFGWMGIDAPRLLYGLDHVGEECGKIMCV from the coding sequence ATGAAGTATACAGACTTTGAAAACATTATATCAGCCGACCGCATGAGAAAATATCTCGTGGCCTGCAATAACGATACACGTAGGGCAATGACCCTCTATCGCCATAATCTTAAGCTCTCACAAGAGATGTTTACAATGATTAGCTGTTTCGAGGTAGCACTTCGTAACAGAATCGACATGGAGATGAAACAACATTGGGGTAACGACTGGTTGCGAGATTTTATTATGCCAGGTGGTCCTTTTGCTACTGACGGAAGAGCTGATGGTACAAGGAAAATTATTAAAAAGGCGTATGATGATTTGATGCGCACCAATACCTATAGTCATTCTAAATTGCTTTCTAAAATGGAATTTGGCATTTGGAAATACATGTTTAATAATGTACAATATAGGTTGGGAGGTAGGTATCTGCTGAAAATTTTTCCCAATAAACCTCGCACTACAAAAAATAACAAGTTTGACAATTCTACAATCTTCTTAGAGTTGGATTATATAAACAATGTTCGTAATAGAATTGCTCACCATGAGCCAATTTGTTTTGGATGTCCGATTTGTATTGATACAACCTATGTTCTACGTAATTATGCCCGCATATTTACCTTGTTTGGTTGGATGGGGATAGATGCACCGCGATTGTTATACGGACTTGATCATGTTGGTGAAGAATGTGGCAAAATCATGTGTGTGTAA